In Kordia antarctica, the following proteins share a genomic window:
- a CDS encoding NHL repeat-containing protein — translation MKKFSFTLLTVLLILSSCTSSDENSENTNTNQNPVNDFSTLQVNFDLTAEEGSCFDLTYANSACRDHICIKWNSVQGADNYKVFASDAINGTYTLLETVTETYYSSVDFEFNTPYFFYVVAYSNIHGDGLASETLELERCQTYVASEVITSIVGPERVNSTDLMNNKLFVAYETNNGGSNLLIIDASTGSLLSMFNNSLFNDAKLVRVNSNEDIYVLDNNHKRIRRFNSQTQDVYSESIQTSVRINHFDVDKIQNRLFINKQNSLTIEVYDADFNVLTPISISADYNRINGITYGADNKLYILVSTVASTKNSLLVYSSQGVLLNVYTEPFADRVTKIFQVDSQGHLYSLEWTSTEYLIKHVMEENSINIISSITQMTSYPTVYNIVSVDDTYNVFIVATNHSANPLKIIKFEPSN, via the coding sequence ATGAAAAAATTCAGTTTTACGCTACTTACAGTACTTCTAATACTTTCTTCGTGTACTAGTTCAGATGAAAATAGTGAGAACACTAATACGAACCAGAACCCAGTAAATGACTTTTCAACATTGCAAGTAAATTTTGATTTAACAGCAGAAGAAGGTTCTTGTTTTGATTTAACCTATGCAAATTCGGCTTGTAGAGATCACATATGTATAAAATGGAATTCAGTACAAGGAGCAGATAACTATAAAGTTTTTGCCTCAGATGCTATAAACGGTACATATACTTTACTAGAAACAGTTACGGAGACGTATTATTCTAGTGTTGATTTTGAATTTAACACACCTTATTTCTTTTATGTAGTTGCTTACAGTAATATTCATGGAGATGGTTTGGCATCAGAAACATTAGAATTGGAAAGATGTCAAACCTATGTGGCTTCAGAAGTTATTACAAGTATTGTTGGACCAGAACGTGTTAATTCTACGGATCTTATGAACAATAAATTGTTTGTAGCTTATGAAACTAACAATGGTGGTAGTAACTTACTTATAATAGATGCTAGCACAGGAAGTTTGCTGTCTATGTTCAATAATAGCTTATTTAATGATGCTAAATTAGTTAGAGTAAACTCTAATGAAGATATATATGTATTAGATAACAATCATAAAAGAATACGACGCTTTAATTCTCAAACACAAGATGTATATTCAGAATCCATACAAACATCTGTCAGAATCAATCATTTTGATGTAGATAAAATACAAAATAGATTATTTATAAATAAACAAAACTCTTTAACTATAGAGGTATATGATGCGGATTTTAATGTATTAACTCCAATTAGTATAAGCGCAGATTATAATCGTATAAATGGAATTACTTATGGTGCAGATAATAAATTATATATTTTAGTTTCTACAGTAGCTTCAACAAAAAACTCTCTTTTAGTTTATTCATCTCAAGGAGTATTACTAAATGTATATACGGAACCTTTTGCAGATCGAGTTACGAAAATTTTTCAAGTAGATTCACAAGGACATTTATATTCGCTGGAATGGACTAGTACTGAGTATTTAATAAAACATGTAATGGAGGAGAATAGTATTAATATAATTTCAAGTATTACCCAAATGACAAGTTATCCGACTGTTTATAATATAGTATCAGTAGATGATACTTATAATGTTTTCATAGTAGCCACAAATCATTCTGCGAATCCATTGAAAATAATAAAATTTGAGCCAAGTAATTAA